Proteins encoded in a region of the Apostichopus japonicus isolate 1M-3 chromosome 19, ASM3797524v1, whole genome shotgun sequence genome:
- the LOC139960114 gene encoding uncharacterized protein isoform X1, with product MENLFIYGCIHNFYMFVLLCFTCAVAITPTNKYIALEGEDVRLVYHSDGFGRIFKDTGEDSFIINNGHLEGNPNKYGYSSTVSDSGRKHTLIIKNIDRNEAGVYSFMQEKPFKLISVTVLVNYRPSNPICSSSQKLIFFKDDVTNATAVLQCSLGDIGLPKSTLSFQFQNGSSVNSSVIISGNGLEASISILPSVRMNNSYISCIVRQDIPSSMSTTSFEDSCSFPPILFLEELQVMITPSMYAMNDSGNITFTCSSNAGPLDNVTWKIKSEVPNSVTNFAKHDQITFQVNNSKMSNNASIVFECFGKVRNHIGSANALLVLQHSSSESNMDSMLHLFYVACDCPFLCNHSIQFS from the coding sequence TTATTGTGCTTTACTTGCGCTGTAGCCATTACGCCTACCAACAAATATATAGCACTGGAGGGTGAGGATGTAAGACTGGTGTATCATAGTGATGGCTTTGGTAGAATATTTAAAGACACAGGGGAAGACAGTTTCATCATAAATAACGGACACCTGGAAGGGAATCCAAACAAATATGGCTATTCGTCGACAGTTAGTGATTCTGGAAGGAAGCATACACTCATTATAAAGAACATTGATAGAAACGAAGCTGGAGTTTACAGTTTTATGCAGGAGAAACCGTTCAAATTAATATCTGTGACCGTATTGGTCAACTACAGACCGTCAAATCCCATCTGCTCGAGTTCCCAGAAGCTCATTTTCTTCAAAGATGATGTGACAAATGCGACAGCCGTTTTACAGTGCAGCCTTGGTGACATAGGACTACCAAAATCTACACTTTCCTTCCAATTTCAAAACGGATCATCAGTGAATTCTAGTGTGATCATATCCGGAAATGGTCTTGAGGCTTCCATCTCAATTTTACCCTCTGTGCGTATGAACAACAGCTATATTTCCTGCATTGTTCGTCAGGATATTCCATCATCAATGAGCACTACATCATTTGAAGATTCTTGTTCATTTCCACCGATCTTGTTTTTGGAAGAGCTTCAAGTAATGATAACACCATCAATGTATGCCATGAATGACTCAGGTAACATTACTTTCACCTGCTCAAGTAACGCAGGACCTCTAGATAATGTTACTTGGAAGATCAAATCCGAAGTCCCAAATAGTGTCACGAATTTTGCTAAACATGACCAGATAACCTTTCAAGTGAACAACTCCAAAATGTCCAATAATGCATCGATAGTTTTTGAGTGCTTCGGTAAGGTACGGAATCATATCGGGAGTGCAAACGCACTGCTAGTCTTGCAACATTCCTCGTCAGAATCAAATATGGACTCGATGCTGCACTTATTTTACGTTGCTTGTGATTGTCCTTTTCTGTGTAATCATAGTATACAGTTTTCTTAA